The proteins below come from a single Nitrospirota bacterium genomic window:
- a CDS encoding TIGR03118 family protein produces the protein MWRISEQKPWARSDLARRVSLSFVALLGSALLIGSLSASAQDERSSYEAMELVSNVPGRTETTDSSLVNPWGLASVPGGPWWVANEGKGRVTLYGGDGTAFPGLSPRVLTVPVNPGGVYDNARPTGIVFNSTNDFNLAPGGPARLLAATLDGTIAGWSSAVDKYGAALLVDNSPEAVYTGATIALDGGNLLYVTNFNQGRVETYGTDFSAVRLSDNAFTDPRIPDGYSPYNIQNIDGILYVTFAAPLQGGVIAAAGEGSGYVDAFDPEGNLVLRFQHGPWFDAPWGVALAPSRFGDFGLRLLVGNAGSGLIASFDPLTGEFLGYLPGADGYPLVVPGLHGLGFGNDGTAGPATTLYFTAGFSNAGRSAFGSITESTRP, from the coding sequence ATGTGGCGGATATCCGAACAGAAACCTTGGGCGCGATCGGATCTGGCCAGACGTGTTTCTCTTTCCTTCGTGGCGCTTCTTGGAAGCGCTCTGCTGATCGGGAGCCTCTCGGCCTCGGCGCAGGATGAGCGGTCATCCTATGAGGCTATGGAACTGGTCTCGAATGTACCGGGGCGGACGGAGACCACGGATTCGAGCCTCGTGAATCCCTGGGGCCTGGCGAGCGTTCCCGGAGGGCCGTGGTGGGTTGCCAATGAGGGAAAGGGCCGCGTGACGCTTTACGGCGGAGACGGCACAGCGTTTCCGGGTTTGTCCCCGCGTGTGCTTACTGTTCCCGTGAACCCCGGCGGAGTCTATGACAATGCGAGGCCTACGGGCATTGTGTTCAACAGCACGAACGATTTTAATCTCGCCCCCGGCGGACCGGCCCGGCTTTTGGCAGCGACGCTCGACGGAACAATTGCGGGCTGGAGCAGCGCCGTTGATAAATACGGTGCCGCGCTCCTCGTCGACAACTCGCCCGAGGCTGTCTATACCGGCGCAACGATCGCGCTGGACGGCGGGAACCTGCTCTATGTCACGAACTTCAATCAGGGTCGGGTCGAGACCTACGGGACGGACTTTTCCGCTGTTCGCTTGAGCGACAACGCCTTCACTGATCCACGCATCCCTGACGGCTATTCGCCCTATAATATTCAGAACATCGACGGGATCCTGTATGTGACCTTTGCCGCGCCCCTGCAGGGCGGCGTGATCGCTGCCGCGGGAGAGGGATCGGGCTACGTTGACGCCTTCGATCCGGAAGGCAACCTTGTCCTTCGCTTCCAGCACGGGCCCTGGTTTGACGCTCCGTGGGGTGTCGCGCTCGCACCCTCCCGTTTCGGAGATTTCGGCCTGCGTCTGCTTGTCGGCAATGCCGGAAGCGGCTTGATCGCTTCCTTCGATCCCCTGACGGGTGAATTCCTCGGGTACCTGCCCGGCGCTGACGGCTATCCCCTTGTCGTACCGGGCCTTCATGGCCTCGGCTTCGGTAACGACGGCACTGCCGGGCCCGCAACAACGCTCTATTTTACCGCAGGCTTCAGCAATGCGGGCAGGAGCGCCTTCGGATCGATCACCGAATCAACGAGGCCGTGA
- a CDS encoding dihydropteroate synthase yields MLVIADNLSVRNAAFGEAVRKKDEKAIAAMAKDLASRGADMINVQVSIDGSGDEELLPLVVKAVQGAVDLPLCLDSRNVKALRKAVPLCKEPPIINYLSADEKNPDEFFSLVRDTKSNLIIRAVRGTVPTTLEAKLMIIEDLIEKANAADIPNERLFADPSVVHIGKGMGQEHLMNAHECIMVLNQMVDPPINTAVWISNVTTGLPKNIKSGVASAYLSYLAGAGLHAAMVNVKDPEIMKVVYLIKTFRDEITFAAADIA; encoded by the coding sequence ATGCTTGTAATTGCGGACAATCTGAGCGTCAGAAATGCAGCATTTGGAGAGGCTGTCAGGAAGAAGGATGAGAAGGCGATCGCGGCCATGGCGAAGGACCTGGCGTCCCGGGGCGCGGACATGATCAATGTGCAAGTGTCGATCGACGGCAGCGGGGACGAGGAACTGCTCCCCCTGGTAGTGAAGGCCGTGCAGGGCGCGGTTGACCTCCCCCTCTGCCTGGACTCGAGGAACGTGAAGGCGCTCCGGAAGGCCGTTCCCCTCTGCAAGGAGCCGCCGATCATCAACTACCTTTCGGCGGACGAAAAGAACCCCGACGAGTTCTTTAGCCTGGTCCGCGACACCAAATCGAATCTGATCATCCGCGCTGTCAGGGGAACCGTGCCGACGACGCTCGAGGCCAAGCTCATGATCATCGAGGACCTCATCGAGAAGGCGAACGCGGCGGACATCCCGAACGAGCGGCTCTTTGCCGATCCCTCGGTCGTTCATATCGGCAAGGGCATGGGCCAGGAGCATCTCATGAACGCGCACGAGTGCATCATGGTGCTGAACCAGATGGTGGACCCGCCGATCAACACCGCGGTCTGGATCTCGAACGTCACGACCGGGCTTCCGAAGAATATCAAGTCCGGCGTCGCTTCCGCATACCTGTCCTACCTCGCTGGCGCCGGGCTGCACGCGGCCATGGTGAATGTCAAGGATCCGGAGATCATGAAGGTTGTCTATCTCATCAAGACATTCCGCGACGAGATCACCTTCGCGGCGGCGGACATCGCGTAA
- a CDS encoding DUF3592 domain-containing protein: MRWAVLVIFGTISLVLFVGGARWGLENYPVYRDSVSTRGTVVDLYEDKGGKSSDVVYYPVVEFLIGSNAKVRFRDGTGAFGAPAYEAGASVNVLYDPGHPADARIGSFMQLWSGPLTVGGIGLVLLFLTLLLFVKIGRFEKGLKALGSGKSG; this comes from the coding sequence ATGCGATGGGCTGTGCTTGTCATTTTTGGAACGATCAGTCTGGTTTTGTTCGTAGGCGGCGCCAGGTGGGGGCTGGAAAACTACCCGGTCTACCGGGACAGCGTATCGACACGGGGCACGGTCGTTGATCTGTACGAGGACAAGGGCGGCAAAAGCTCCGATGTCGTTTATTACCCTGTCGTCGAATTTTTGATCGGCAGCAATGCAAAGGTGCGCTTTCGAGACGGGACCGGGGCCTTTGGGGCACCCGCGTACGAGGCGGGTGCATCGGTGAATGTCCTCTATGATCCCGGGCACCCGGCAGATGCCAGGATAGGCAGCTTTATGCAGCTGTGGTCGGGGCCCCTGACGGTAGGGGGTATCGGCCTCGTCCTTCTGTTTCTGACGCTGTTGCTCTTTGTGAAGATCGGGCGTTTTGAAAAAGGTCTTAAAGCGCTTGGATCCGGAAAAAGTGGATAG
- a CDS encoding phosphatidylglycerol lysyltransferase domain-containing protein, giving the protein MRPPQGLFVLDQRGVIRYSTSMRIEKLGIGHKDLLFSRLKGTNTKLSEYTFANLYLFRANHDYEVIVDREIFIRGRSYDGRIYLMPTMDVRAIDSAYLKEMMRGAECLFPLPEEWLGVFNADEFEIDFNAGDADYVYTVEKMSTYRGRHLHKKRNLLKQFLESYTPDARPLTADRLDEARFILKEWLATAGGREEGTDYGPCLEALDRYDELVLCGGIYYADQEPAGFLLGEELDSDTFVLHFAKARTTFKGVYQYLFNNFAKVLPPKYKYLNLEQDLEKENLRVFKSSYVPDVLLKKARVRLKK; this is encoded by the coding sequence ATGCGTCCGCCGCAGGGGCTGTTCGTCCTTGACCAGCGAGGAGTCATCCGATATAGTACCTCCATGCGCATCGAAAAGCTCGGCATCGGACACAAGGACCTTCTCTTCTCCCGGCTCAAGGGAACGAATACAAAGCTCTCCGAGTACACTTTTGCGAACCTCTACCTCTTCCGGGCGAATCATGATTACGAGGTGATCGTGGACCGGGAGATTTTCATCCGGGGGAGGTCCTACGACGGCCGCATCTATCTCATGCCGACCATGGACGTGCGCGCGATCGACAGTGCCTACCTGAAGGAAATGATGAGGGGCGCCGAGTGCCTGTTCCCGTTGCCCGAGGAATGGCTCGGCGTGTTCAATGCCGATGAGTTCGAAATCGACTTCAACGCGGGCGACGCCGATTACGTCTACACCGTGGAGAAGATGAGCACCTACCGGGGCAGGCACCTGCACAAGAAGCGAAACCTGCTGAAGCAGTTCCTCGAGAGCTACACCCCCGATGCTCGGCCGCTGACCGCGGACCGGCTCGACGAAGCGCGGTTCATCCTGAAGGAATGGCTGGCCACGGCCGGGGGCAGGGAGGAAGGCACCGACTACGGCCCCTGCCTCGAGGCGCTCGACCGGTACGATGAGCTGGTGCTGTGCGGAGGCATCTACTATGCTGACCAGGAGCCGGCGGGGTTCCTGCTGGGCGAGGAACTGGACAGCGACACTTTCGTGCTCCATTTCGCCAAGGCGAGGACCACGTTCAAGGGTGTTTACCAGTACCTGTTCAACAATTTCGCGAAGGTCCTTCCGCCGAAATATAAATATCTGAACCTCGAGCAGGACCTGGAGAAGGAGAACCTGCGCGTTTTCAAGTCTTCCTATGTGC